The nucleotide sequence TTGGTCACAACCAATATTCGTCACTTCGTTACGAGTCATGCGGATAACGGCACTCTTTACCTTTGGAGGTGGGTTGAAGACGTCTTCATCTACGGTAAAGAGATACTCCACGTTATACCATGCTTGTATCAATACTGATAAGATACCATAGGTCTTAGAGCCAGGACCTGCAGCTATACGTTGTGCCACCTCGCGTTGTATCATACCCGTACAGCAAGGAATAAGGTCTTTGTTGTCAAGCATCTTAAAGAAGATTTGTGACGAGATGTCGTAAGGGTAGTTGCCTGTCAACACAAACTGCTTTCCACCAAAAACCTTGTTCAAGTCCATAAGTAGGAAGTCTTCTCCAAGAATATTCTCACGAAGTTTAGGAAACTTTTCATTGAGAAAGGCAACACTTTCGGAGTCTATCTCTACAGCTTTCACTTCACGTGGCTTCTCAACAAGATATTGCGTAAGGACACCCATACCTGGTCCAATTTCTAAAATAGGGATGTCAGGACAGACATCAACGGTGTCAGCAATCCGACGGGCTATGCTTAAGTCGGTAAGGAAGTGCTGGCCCAAATTCTTCTTTGGCTTGACTAATTTCATAATTTTTCTTTATTTGCCTACAAAGATACTCATTTTATTTTGCATTAAAAAACATTTTAATTATCTTTGCTCCATTATATGAGGACGAAGAAACTGTTCAACAATACTGTGAAGATTGCATTGCCTTTACTACTTGGAAGTGCAATCCTTTATTGGATGTATAGGGGATTCGACTTCTCCAGTATCAAACATGTACTTCTGCATGATATGAACTGGACTTGGATGATTCTCTCACTCCCTTTCGGCATACTGGCGCAGGCTTTTCGTGGATGGAGATGGAAGCAGAGTCTTGAGCCTATCGGTGAGTACCCTCGCTCATCGGTCTGTGTTAACTCAATCTTCTTGTCTTACGCTGTTAGCTTGCTTATTCCACGCATTGGTGAGTTTGCGCGTTGTGGGGTGTTGAATAGATATGATAAGGTTCCCTTTCCGAAAGCTATTGGTACGGTGGTAACTGAGCGAGCAGTAGATACGCTCATCGTTCTGCTTATCAGTGCAACAGCCTTTTTGATGCAGATACCAGTGTTTACCAACTTCTTTTCACGGACAGGGACACGTATTGATGATATCTTCGTGATGTTCTCGCCAATGGGCTGGCTGGTAACAGCTATCTGTGGTGTTGCATCTATTATCCTCTTCTATTATGTGCTACGTCACCTATCTTTCTATAAGAAGGTGAAGGAGATGTTTAGTGGTATATGGCAGGGAATAAGTTCTTTGCGTAAGGTGAAGAATATCCCTTTGTTTATCTTCTATAGCATAGCAATATGGGGAAGCTACTTCCTACATTATTATTTGACGTTTTTTTGCTTTGATGCAACAGCAAACCTCGGTCTTTCTTGCGCACTTGTAAGCTTTGTCGTTGGCTCAATAGCTGTTATTGTACCAACGCCTAATGGAGCAGGACCTTGGCATTTTGCAGTCAAAACAATGCTGATACTTTATGGGGTGGCAGACAATCAGGCACTCTATTTTGTACTGATTGTACATACCATTCAAACCTTGCTGGTTATTCTCTTAGGTGTTTACGCATGGATGACACTGAGCTTTACGAAGACACCAGTGGCATTGGGTGGTCCAGCTGGACTTACTCGCCCTGCAAAGTAATTGTAGAAGAAGATAGTTTTGAGCGAATCAATAAACAATGATAATAACCTTTTAAAATCAACATTATGAGTGAAATCAGAAATCTTAAGCCAGAAGGCCTTTGGAAAAACTTTGATGATCTGACACAGGTTCCACGTCCTTCGGGATTGCCAGAGAAAGTACAGAAATTCTTGTTAGACTTTGCTACAAGAGTTGGTGTTGAATCATACGTAGATGCTGGTGGCAATGTTGTAATGCGCAAGCCTGCTACACCGGGATTTGAAAACCGTAAGACAGTTCTGTTGCAGGCTCACATGGACATGGTTCCACAGAAGGCTCCAGATAGTAATCATAACTTTGAGACTGATCCAATTGTGACACACATTGTGGATGGATGGGTCTATGCGAATAATACAACACTTGGCGCTGATGATGGTATTGGTGTCGCGGCTATCATGGCTATTATGGAAGATAAAACCTTGAAGCATGGAGTTGTCGAGGCTATCATCACTCGTGACGAGGAGACAGGTATGTATGGTGTCAACGAAATGCCAAGTGGTGAACTACATAGTGACATCCTTATGAATCTCGACTCTGAGACATGGGGCAAGTTTGTGATTGGTTCTGCTGGCGGTGTTGATATTACTTCTACCTTAGAATATAAGGAAGTTCAGAACGATGAGGAAGCTGCTGTTAAAGTAACTTTGAAGGGCTTACGTGGTGGTCACTCTGGTCTTGAAATCAATGAGGGACGTGCCAATGCCAATAAGGAGATGGTTCGCTTCGTTCGCAATGCCGTTACCGAACTCGGTGCGCGCTTGGCTTCTTGGGAAGGTGGTAATATGCGTAATGCTATCCCATTCAAGGCAGAGGTTGTCTTGGCTTTGCCACAGGAGAATGTTGCTGCTTTGAAGGAAATGGTTGCTCGTCAAAAGGCACTCGTAGAAGATGAATTCAAGGGTATTGAACCAAATGTTGAGTTCTTCGTAGAGGATGTAGAGAAGCCAGAAAGTCTTGTTCCAGTTGATATTCAGGACAACCTTATTGATGCTATCTATGCTTGTCACAATGGCGTTTTGCGTATGATTCCATCTTATCCAAACGTTGTTGAGACTTCGTCAAACCTTGCAATTATACATATTGAGCCAACTAAGGCCTCTATTATGATTCTTGCTCGTTCAAGCCGTGAGGACATGAGAGATTATATCTCTGCTCAGTTAGAGAGCTGCTTCAATATGGCTGGTATGAAGACAGTCTTCAGTGGTCAATATGGTGGTTGGGATCCAAACCCAGACAGTGAAATCCTTAACCTCTTGAAGAAGGTTTATAAGGAGCAGAACGGTGTAGAGGGTATTGTGCAGGTAGACCACGCTGGTCTTGAATGTTCAGTCATCCTCGGTAAGTATCCGGGTATGGATGTTGTAAGTCTTGGTCCAACTCTCCGCAGTCCACATACTGCAAAGGAGCGTCTTGAGATAGCAACAGTTGAGCCTTTCTGGAAACTTCTTGTTCAGACTTTAGAGGAGATTCCTGTTAAGTAGAGCCGATGAGGCTGACAAACAGCTGAATAGAGGATAAATATAAAGAATAGATAATAGAACTGCTTTCCTTCTTTTTATATGAAGATGGGAAGCAGTTCTTTTTTTATCTATATTATTTAAGGTATAAACTTGCAATGTTAATCTTTTTATTTACTTTTGTGGGCAAATCAATGAATCAGATTTGTTGCTAATTATAAAAAAGAAATACGATGAGAAAAAATAGAAATACAAAGTCTTTTAAAGCTTTGTTACTTATCGCTTTGGGTATGGGTATTCTGTCTGCTTGTTGTGCACCAGAAGTTCGGAAAGCTCCTACCACTGCTCAGGTTGAGGATACATCTGCTGTTCAAGAGGATAAAACCTTGAAGAAGGAAGATATCTCTAACGAGAATGTGATGATGGATACAGTCTATGGAGACTGGCATGTTCGGGTTGATATTATTGGTAGTAAGACTAAGGTGAAGAATTCTGACGAGTTTGTAAAGAAGTTGGTCGTGACGATTTCAAAGGGTGGTAAAGTTTTGTTTGATAAGAAAGTCTTTACACGAGAAGATATTTGGAAAGGTGCAGACGAGGAATTTCAGGTTTATGCTGGTTTAGTTTCCGACATAACTAACACTTCTGTTTATTTGCCAGTTTCTATCTGTTATCCAGAAACGGATGATGGTTTTACCTTCTTGTTGGCGTTCTCTAAAGATGGGAGTAGTAAGGTCTATCCTGTTCCTATAGCGTGGGACGAGTCAGATATGGTAACAGATTTTTATGTAAGATACACCCACGAGTGTCAGCAGAAGCCTGTAGATAAGGCTTCACTATTGAAACTTGCTCGTGACTATGGCTCACCTGAGTTCGTAGAGCAGCTGACAGAG is from Prevotella melaninogenica and encodes:
- the rsmA gene encoding 16S rRNA (adenine(1518)-N(6)/adenine(1519)-N(6))-dimethyltransferase RsmA; amino-acid sequence: MKLVKPKKNLGQHFLTDLSIARRIADTVDVCPDIPILEIGPGMGVLTQYLVEKPREVKAVEIDSESVAFLNEKFPKLRENILGEDFLLMDLNKVFGGKQFVLTGNYPYDISSQIFFKMLDNKDLIPCCTGMIQREVAQRIAAGPGSKTYGILSVLIQAWYNVEYLFTVDEDVFNPPPKVKSAVIRMTRNEVTNIGCDQILFKRVVKTVFNQRRKMLRVSLRQIFNVTKPTDGFYEQDIMTKRPEQLSIAQFVNLTNMVEEQLKIIGQKANIS
- a CDS encoding lysylphosphatidylglycerol synthase transmembrane domain-containing protein — its product is MRTKKLFNNTVKIALPLLLGSAILYWMYRGFDFSSIKHVLLHDMNWTWMILSLPFGILAQAFRGWRWKQSLEPIGEYPRSSVCVNSIFLSYAVSLLIPRIGEFARCGVLNRYDKVPFPKAIGTVVTERAVDTLIVLLISATAFLMQIPVFTNFFSRTGTRIDDIFVMFSPMGWLVTAICGVASIILFYYVLRHLSFYKKVKEMFSGIWQGISSLRKVKNIPLFIFYSIAIWGSYFLHYYLTFFCFDATANLGLSCALVSFVVGSIAVIVPTPNGAGPWHFAVKTMLILYGVADNQALYFVLIVHTIQTLLVILLGVYAWMTLSFTKTPVALGGPAGLTRPAK
- a CDS encoding aminoacyl-histidine dipeptidase; this translates as MSEIRNLKPEGLWKNFDDLTQVPRPSGLPEKVQKFLLDFATRVGVESYVDAGGNVVMRKPATPGFENRKTVLLQAHMDMVPQKAPDSNHNFETDPIVTHIVDGWVYANNTTLGADDGIGVAAIMAIMEDKTLKHGVVEAIITRDEETGMYGVNEMPSGELHSDILMNLDSETWGKFVIGSAGGVDITSTLEYKEVQNDEEAAVKVTLKGLRGGHSGLEINEGRANANKEMVRFVRNAVTELGARLASWEGGNMRNAIPFKAEVVLALPQENVAALKEMVARQKALVEDEFKGIEPNVEFFVEDVEKPESLVPVDIQDNLIDAIYACHNGVLRMIPSYPNVVETSSNLAIIHIEPTKASIMILARSSREDMRDYISAQLESCFNMAGMKTVFSGQYGGWDPNPDSEILNLLKKVYKEQNGVEGIVQVDHAGLECSVILGKYPGMDVVSLGPTLRSPHTAKERLEIATVEPFWKLLVQTLEEIPVK